AATCAGGCAAGGTTATTCTCAATTGGGATGAAGAGTAATCTTGCCACAGTGAATCCGCGTGGCAGCAAAAGGGAACGTGCGCTGGAGATTACGGCTGTTTGTGCGTTTCGGTCTCGGCTGGGGCAATCCAGGTCTGCCAGCGGTGCTTAATAAACAGCACGGGTGCGCTTTCCTGAATACTGCTGCTCACCAGTTTGAAGAATACATCGTTCTTCACCGGTTCCGGCGGCTGTTTGACCCGACACTGCGGTATGCCACGGAACGGATTACGCGGTTTGGTTGGCGGCTGTGGCTGAGGTTCATACTGCCGTGTCGGCTCATTAAGCAACTGGCTGGGGCGGACTAAGACAATATCGGCATCCAGCGTGGGCAGCATCTGCTGCAAGACGCGGATGGTTGAAGGATGCGGATGTCCGATAGCGATGGCAGAACCACTGCGGCGGGCGATTTGCACCGCGCGGGTAAACTGTTTACGAATCTCGGCTTCGTTTTGCGAATCATCCAGAAAGACTTTGCGTTTGATGACTTTGACGCCGGTTCCCGCCGCAGCCTGACTCGATTGGCTGCTGCCGATCGTCATGCTGTCAAGGAAATAGAGTTGGTAGGCGCTCAGCGCCTGCATCACTTTTTGCATACCGGGCAGGCTGGCGGTCATCGCGCTGCCCATATGGTTATTTAACCCCACGGCGTAAGGCACGTTATTGACCGACTGGCGAATGATGCGCTGAATTTCGTCGCTGCTCATATCTGGGCGTAACGTGTCACGCTCCAGCGGTTGCTTGCTCATTGGCGCCATCGGTAGGTGGATTAGCACTTCGCGCCCTTGCTGGTGGGCTTTGGTTGCCATCTCACGGGCATACGGTGCGTTGGGCAATACTGCGACGGAAATTGCCGTAGGCATCGCCAGAATTTGGTTCTCATTATGCGGGCGATAGCCGAAATCATCGATCACGATGGAAAGCTTGCCAGCCAGCGCTAAAGGAGAAAGAGAGAACAGGCTCAACGCCAATAACGGTATTTTGGTTAAATAAGACAAGACTATCTTCCCAGCCAAGGTTGTGGATTGACCGCCTGACCTTGGCGACGAATTTCAAAATACAGTCCAGGCTTACTCTGCCCACCGCTGGTGCCGACTAGCGCAATGGCTTGACCGGCCTTGACCTGAGCGCCAACGGAAACCAATGCGCTTTGGTTATAGCCATACAGGCTCATATCACCTTTACCATGCTGCACAACAACGACCAACCCGTAGCCCTGTAGCCAGTCGGCCATCAGCACGGTGCCGTCGGCGATGGATTTCACTTCAGTCCCTTCCGGTGCGGTAATCACCAGACCTTTCCAGCGTAGTTCACCCTGTAACGGCTCGCCGAAGCGATGCTCGATACGGCCGTTAACCGGCCATATCGCTTGCCCAGAAGGCCGTCCTAAACCACCAGTGCGTGCCATAAGTGAGCGTTCACCTTCAGTGGGCTTGTAGCTGTTGCCGCTGCGTTTGGCTTGCTCTTCTTTGGCGCGAACCTTGGCGGCCTCGCGTGCTTCCCTTTCGGCGCGGGCTTTCGCTTCTCGCTCAGCGCGTGCAATTTGATCGCGTAAGCGGGTTTCATTCTGGCGCAGTTCCGTCAACTGCTGCTGATCTTTTTCCAGCGAGCTTTCCAGCGTCGACAGCGTTTTTTTCCGGTCGGACTGGGCCTGTTCCAGCGTTTGCTGTTGCTGTTGTTGGCCACTTAATAGCGTTTTTTGCTGCGTCTGTTTTTGTTCCAACTGACGTTTTTGGTTAGCCAGTTCCACGCGGGTTTGCTGCAATTCGTTGATAGATTTCTGCCGTGCTTCATTTAGGTAGCCGAAGTAAGCGAGAATGCGCTCATTGCGCTGGCTTTCTTCCCCGCTCAGCATGAGTTGCAGCGCACTGTGCTGGCCTTGTCGGAAGGCGGCATCCAACTGACGGGAGAGCAGCGTTTGTTGCTTATCTTGCTGAGCTTGCAGTTTGGCGA
The window above is part of the Pectobacterium araliae genome. Proteins encoded here:
- the envC gene encoding murein hydrolase activator EnvC; the encoded protein is MSKNALFVQSRVACSADRQLSALHRLLTRCVSAFCVGVLLLPALGQAEDNQAQLKTLQQDIAAKEKSVQQQQQRRNTLVQQLKKQEQSISQASRQLHETRNTLSTLNKELTSLSASIAKLQAQQDKQQTLLSRQLDAAFRQGQHSALQLMLSGEESQRNERILAYFGYLNEARQKSINELQQTRVELANQKRQLEQKQTQQKTLLSGQQQQQQTLEQAQSDRKKTLSTLESSLEKDQQQLTELRQNETRLRDQIARAEREAKARAEREAREAAKVRAKEEQAKRSGNSYKPTEGERSLMARTGGLGRPSGQAIWPVNGRIEHRFGEPLQGELRWKGLVITAPEGTEVKSIADGTVLMADWLQGYGLVVVVQHGKGDMSLYGYNQSALVSVGAQVKAGQAIALVGTSGGQSKPGLYFEIRRQGQAVNPQPWLGR
- a CDS encoding divergent polysaccharide deacetylase family protein: MSYLTKIPLLALSLFSLSPLALAGKLSIVIDDFGYRPHNENQILAMPTAISVAVLPNAPYAREMATKAHQQGREVLIHLPMAPMSKQPLERDTLRPDMSSDEIQRIIRQSVNNVPYAVGLNNHMGSAMTASLPGMQKVMQALSAYQLYFLDSMTIGSSQSSQAAAGTGVKVIKRKVFLDDSQNEAEIRKQFTRAVQIARRSGSAIAIGHPHPSTIRVLQQMLPTLDADIVLVRPSQLLNEPTRQYEPQPQPPTKPRNPFRGIPQCRVKQPPEPVKNDVFFKLVSSSIQESAPVLFIKHRWQTWIAPAETETHKQP